A window of Aurantibacillus circumpalustris genomic DNA:
TAGGTGCTCCTTCCGTGTTTATTTTATTAATTGTAGTATCGAGATGCTGAATAATAATTTTATTCTCAAACGAAACTAACCTGGCAACAGAATCACAAAAAACAATTTCTCTGCCAGCCAATTTTTTTAATTTCTTCTCACTACCCTTATATTCTTTTTTAAATTTTTGGAAGTTAATTCTAGCACTATCGTATTGAGCATTCGACTTCATCATTAAAGCGTGATAATAAAGAGCCTCGGGAGCTTCTAACTTATCTGTTTTGTATGCATTTAAAAACATGTGCTGAGCTCTATCGTAATCACGAATTTGCATGTAAGATTTTGCCAACAGTGATTTAACCTTTGCGTCCTTTGGGTTATTCTTCACATAGGTTTCAAAAAACAAAATAGCTGAACTTGGATCATTTTGCTTTAAAGCACTTTTACCAAGCTTTTTAAGCGTCTTGTCTTTAGCTCCTTTCAAAAGAGTACTATCTACTTGAGACTGCGCGGCTACAAATAATACAAGGAAAAACAATATTAGTTTAGTATCTCTCACACGGAATAATTTTTTTTGTAAGACGTGTATTTTTTGCTCGATATATTAATGCTATCTCGTACGCCCCTTTACTATCAACAGAAGTCTTTAATTGCGATAGAGTAATGTCGTAACTAAATCCCAAAATATAATGACTATAATTTAACCCTACTGTTACTATACCGGCATCATAATTTCGCTTGAATCCGTCGCGCCACATAAATCCTGCAAATACCGAATTGGTAAAGTAGGCGTTTTTAGATAAAATATATTCTACATTTAAACCGGATACCCAGTCGTTGGCCTTTGTTGTATAACCATATAGACTGTATAACTTAAGTATTAATAATGGTTTTACCTGGTAACTGATTGCTGCATTTATAGTTGAGCGAACCGGGAGTTTGTTTTTAGTATTATTTAAAAAACTTTCACGTGGTTGGTTTAAGTGAAAAGCAGCAAAACCAACTTCTGGTTCCCATTTACCCATTTTATGCGAAACCACTACTCCAGCATTTAAATCAAAGTAAGTAAAGCTCTGTCCGGCATTTGGCTCTATGTTTGGTAAATCTTTATCAAATTGACCCGTGTTCCAGTTTAATTGATTTGGAAAAGAATGTTCATAAAAATCAATTGCTTTAATAACGATACCTGGTTGAATGCCCAAATGTACCTTAAATCCTGCTATTTTTGAATGAATCGCTATTGAGGGCAATATTTTTGTCACCACTAAATAATTCGCCGATCTATCTCTTAAAAAAAGTAGACCAGGACTTATGTTTATGTTTTTAGGATATAAATTTCCATCTAAACCAGCAGAAAACGTGCTATAAGCTTTGTCTAATTCGCGCCACTGACTTCGGTAATTTCCAAAAATCCGGTAGTCTCCCTTGTAATTACCTGTGTTAGCTGGGTTTAGTGTTAGCGGTGACAAATAATATTGACTAAAGTGAATATCTTGAGCGTAACATCTTTTTTCAATTAGAAACAGAAGAACAATTAAGTATAAGGAACCTTTTCTCAAAACTATCTCAGTAATTTAAAAGTACCAGACTTATCAAGAATTGGCTCCGTGTCGAGATAAGTTTCTACCGACACCTGATAAACGTAAGTCTCCATATTTTGTGGAATCCCTTGAAAAACACCATCCCAACCTATTTTAATATCATTACTTTCAAAAATTAATTGTCCCCATCGGTTAAAAACCTTAAAATAAATTAATTTGCGTATTCCCCAACCGTCGGGAAAGATGACGTCGTTAATACCATCACCGTTAGGAGTGAAAGCTGTTGGTACATCTATACTTACCTTTGGGATTATATTTATATGATATGTGTTTTTTATAACCGAACAATACAATTCGTCTTCTACTTCAACGGTATAAGTAATATTTACGGTTGAAGTAGATATTGGGTTTGGAAGAATACAGGTGTCACAATCCAAATCAGTTATTAAGGGCGTCCACGTGTAAGAATACCCTGGTCCAACAAAAGCGTTTAATGGTGTTGGCTTTCCTATAACGACAGAGGTATCCCACCTTATGGTAGGTGCAGGTGGAATAATATTTACTTTACTAAACACGGGATCACTCTCGCAGGTATTCTCATCAGTTACCTTTAAAGTATAAGTAGTGGTTATAGAAGAAGCTGTTGTTGTCGAAAAACTATTTGCGGGTGCTAAGTTAAGAGGAAGAGCGCCAGCATAAGACGAAAGTGTTCCAGTTAGTGTTCCAGAAACACCAGGCGTTCCACTACCAGTAACCGTAAAGGTTGCATCAGGACAATTTAATGTTGGGGTAATCGAAATATCGGCTTTAGGCAAAGGAAAAATAGTCATCTGTTTTATAGTATTTCCTACACAGCCATAATCTTTGTCTTTAACCATTATGTTTACAGGATAAACGCCGGCTAGTGTATAAGTGTGGCCAACGCTATTTATACCCGAAATAAGTGGCGTTTTATCTCCAAAATCCCAAGTAGCTTCAAAATTCTGGCTCGTTGGATTAGGGGTGGTATTGGTGAAACTATCAGAAATTTTCAGACAATGCTCGTACTTATCTAACTGGTTTTTAAAATCAGCATTTACCTTAATAACATGTATACTAAACGAACTTACAGGATCACAACCTTCTACTTTAATTGGTGGGCTATAATATAAATTAACCGTTGTAAAACCGTTCTCACCAGTAGTAGGAAAAATTAAGTAAGGGTAAGATACAGTTGGATTTACAGTGCCATTGACTGTGCTACCTGCAAATATGGGCGATTGGTTAACATTGTCACCAAAAAACCATTTCCATTCATAAACATCATTAAAATCCTTAATAGAAACTACAAGAGGTTCTCCTAAACAAATGGTTGTTTTATTGTCAACAGCAAATGCAATTGCTTTTGGGTCATAAACATAAACATTCGCCGTTGTTGTACTCGGACAATATCCCCCCGCGTAAACGGTTAAACTTATGTTGTGAATACCAGGTGGGAAAGTTTGAGGTACGGTATCTCCGGCAGGGCCGGTAAAATTAAGAACTGACCATATATTTAATGTTACTGGTGTAACATTAATAAGCGGTTTACTAACAATGGTTGGTTGTCCGGGGACACAAAAGCTTTGCTTATCATCTATAAATTTTATTACTGCAGTTGGTTGTCCAATAGCAGCAACTGCAATTGTTTCGGTTGCTTTACAACCAGCGGCATCCGTAACCGTGAGCGTTGGGGTATAAGAGCCTGGAACCGAATAAGCGACGCCAGCACCATTAAAATTACCATTAAAGGTTGTCCATAAAGGAGGTGTGCCTGTACCATAATTTACACTGTATGTTACGTACCCAGCATTTGCTGTAAATAAAACTGTGCCCGATTGATTTTTAGGAACGCAAACAAAAGGCGCACCTGTATTAAATCCTGGGACGGGATTATTAATTTGTAAGGTATGTGTGGTTTTTCCTTTACAGCCCAAAGGCGCATTTGTGGCGGTACATGTAACAGAAAATACTTGCGATGGAGGAAAAACATTCAGATATGTATGCGTAGGACTATCATTCGGATTCGTAGAATTAGATAGATTGCCGTCACCAAAATCCCAGTTATAGTTGCTAATTACATCTGGTGCAACTTGGTTTGCCTGAGTTGTATTAATAATTTGTACTGGCTGACCCGTCTTACAAATAGGATTAGCCGAAAAAGTAAAATGCGGTACAGCATCACCGATTCTAAATACTTTTGTTTCGGTATCCGTGCAACCGTTGTCATCTATTACCATTAATGAAATGGTATAAATGCCTGCGACTCTAAAAGTATCGAGTGCAATTTTGTCAACCATAATGTGCAACGTATCGTTTGGCGGTGGCACCTGAAGCGGAATAAAGCCAGTTGAAAAAGAAGCTGCTCCTAATTCTAAAGGGTGCAAAGTATAACCAGGAGAACCGGGCGCTTGAAAATTCCAAACATAACCTCTCTTACAACCTGCTTTAACATCAATTGAATTGGGTGCATCAAACATGTATTTTGTATTTACACACGCTAGAGCGTTAGGTAACGTTGGAAAAGGTTGGCCAGCGTAAGTTATTTTTGCTTTTGGATCACGAATTTTAACGATTCTTGAAAACAAATGCGAACAGCCTGTAATAGAGTTTTCAGTCTTAAGAGTAACCGTAAAATTTCCAGTATTTGGGTAAATGTGATTTTGCAACACACCAATATTAGCACTCGCATTTCCAGGTATAACACTATTAGCACCATCACCAAAATACAATGTTGCGGTTGATACCTCCTGCAAGTGTAAATTAAAATCTACAGAAAATTTATTACCAACACAGGTGTTTTCAAATTGAAACTTGCCATAAGGTCCTTTAATTTGAATTGTAGGCACAAGATTAGTGGTAGCACCACAATTTGCTTGATAAGCCGAAACACTCACTGTATGAGTGCCAACATGTGAAAAAGAAAAAGTTGGACTTGAATTTGTAATACATCCGGAAAACATTTGATTATCCGTATTTACGTGCCAATGGTCTATTCCAGAACTTGATGGAGTATTCAAGCCGCTACCCGTCAAAGATATTGTGACGGGGGTGCCCGCGCAGGCGTTAGCAGGAAATGTAGCGCTAACTGTTGGTGGATTTACGACAATAATTGTATCA
This region includes:
- a CDS encoding PorP/SprF family type IX secretion system membrane protein → MRKGSLYLIVLLFLIEKRCYAQDIHFSQYYLSPLTLNPANTGNYKGDYRIFGNYRSQWRELDKAYSTFSAGLDGNLYPKNINISPGLLFLRDRSANYLVVTKILPSIAIHSKIAGFKVHLGIQPGIVIKAIDFYEHSFPNQLNWNTGQFDKDLPNIEPNAGQSFTYFDLNAGVVVSHKMGKWEPEVGFAAFHLNQPRESFLNNTKNKLPVRSTINAAISYQVKPLLILKLYSLYGYTTKANDWVSGLNVEYILSKNAYFTNSVFAGFMWRDGFKRNYDAGIVTVGLNYSHYILGFSYDITLSQLKTSVDSKGAYEIALIYRAKNTRLTKKIIPCERY
- a CDS encoding PKD domain-containing protein, encoding MYKQKLIQSTFLFLIFVFSESFSQITLTPSAGCAPLSVVFSGPSGASAVSWTLGSGLGTSTLSSPNTLYTTPGSYNITYTAIVAGSPVLYSSVLLVSQGPSANFSAVLPSSHCVPMIVNFSASGGPPGAVYSWAFGDLTALGTGASVSHTYNIASSFVPVVTVFDPVSMCTALATSNSGTIYVSTPPSTLVLSSNGFIGCAPPFTTNINGSGSSSGSPIPGGQLTYNWTFTGGTPASSGGANPGQISFGQGVNLITLQLTDNNQCSNSGTVAVAVVNPSLTATIPGTVCLNGPVPATIQTSQNNVTFNAQSLGLFSFPTNPNGTTFIDTVCFFTAPGIHTLNVSVQTGGGCPPISVLKTTFVEQVSPDFTLTPPHSTCTKSMIASYINISSSNTGAPLTFIWTATFPPNSSHSVSPASISINNMGNVTFTFYQGSANPYTIYQYFNPNITLVAQSTSIAHCSSGKVHNEFDTIARPSALFNVDKRNGCVPLTVKYRDSSFTAPSNHIVSYTWCNGATPSVTVSGNTPLPPASNAYAVPPQTFVYNTPGTYYPYLVINTLFGCTDTSFVDTIIVVNPPTVSATFPANACAGTPVTISLTGSGLNTPSSSGIDHWHVNTDNQMFSGCITNSSPTFSFSHVGTHTVSVSAYQANCGATTNLVPTIQIKGPYGKFQFENTCVGNKFSVDFNLHLQEVSTATLYFGDGANSVIPGNASANIGVLQNHIYPNTGNFTVTLKTENSITGCSHLFSRIVKIRDPKAKITYAGQPFPTLPNALACVNTKYMFDAPNSIDVKAGCKRGYVWNFQAPGSPGYTLHPLELGAASFSTGFIPLQVPPPNDTLHIMVDKIALDTFRVAGIYTISLMVIDDNGCTDTETKVFRIGDAVPHFTFSANPICKTGQPVQIINTTQANQVAPDVISNYNWDFGDGNLSNSTNPNDSPTHTYLNVFPPSQVFSVTCTATNAPLGCKGKTTHTLQINNPVPGFNTGAPFVCVPKNQSGTVLFTANAGYVTYSVNYGTGTPPLWTTFNGNFNGAGVAYSVPGSYTPTLTVTDAAGCKATETIAVAAIGQPTAVIKFIDDKQSFCVPGQPTIVSKPLINVTPVTLNIWSVLNFTGPAGDTVPQTFPPGIHNISLTVYAGGYCPSTTTANVYVYDPKAIAFAVDNKTTICLGEPLVVSIKDFNDVYEWKWFFGDNVNQSPIFAGSTVNGTVNPTVSYPYLIFPTTGENGFTTVNLYYSPPIKVEGCDPVSSFSIHVIKVNADFKNQLDKYEHCLKISDSFTNTTPNPTSQNFEATWDFGDKTPLISGINSVGHTYTLAGVYPVNIMVKDKDYGCVGNTIKQMTIFPLPKADISITPTLNCPDATFTVTGSGTPGVSGTLTGTLSSYAGALPLNLAPANSFSTTTASSITTTYTLKVTDENTCESDPVFSKVNIIPPAPTIRWDTSVVIGKPTPLNAFVGPGYSYTWTPLITDLDCDTCILPNPISTSTVNITYTVEVEDELYCSVIKNTYHINIIPKVSIDVPTAFTPNGDGINDVIFPDGWGIRKLIYFKVFNRWGQLIFESNDIKIGWDGVFQGIPQNMETYVYQVSVETYLDTEPILDKSGTFKLLR